A window of the Gossypium hirsutum isolate 1008001.06 chromosome A03, Gossypium_hirsutum_v2.1, whole genome shotgun sequence genome harbors these coding sequences:
- the LOC107885942 gene encoding uncharacterized protein: MTSFSGLGIGLSLVFGCLFLALVAELYYLLWWKKKRIVSSSQVEDDYSKYAKELIHLFCWKKSSPLHAPSTHGDLGINAVVEPDLEHGSTKDLLLKGFGEEGVESELMRLHNLAGPPRFLFTINEETKEDLDSEDGRSKGEKSRKGSRTRSLSDLMLTIDTPLASPPPLNPLDSYHHQEFNPLFESSTDGGGELNKLRSSSSSSPPPKFKFLRDAEEKLLRKLMVLEAEKRVHRNGGSFQDSGAKAAILADEIIEGSFLKFIVGEPLQYLPQYPSTSSQILPLPSSPSSFRPLDKKDKYAFGS, translated from the coding sequence atgacatcttttagTGGATTAGGGATAGGTTTAAGCTTAGTTTTTGGTTGTCTCTTTTTGGCACTTGTTGCTGAGCTTTACTATTTGCTTTGGTGGAAGAAGAAGAGAATTGTTAGCAGCTCACAGGTTGAAGATGATTATAGCAAATATGCAAAGGAACTCATTCACCTTTTCTGCTGGAAAAAGTCTTCTCCTTTGCATGCACCATCCACCCATGGAGACTTAGGCATTAATGCGGTTGTAGAGCCAGATTTGGAGCATGGTTCAACCAAGGATTTGCTGCTAAAGGGGTTTGGTGAAGAAGGTGTTGAATCAGAGCTCATGAGGCTCCACAACCTTGCTGGTCCACCAAGATTCCTCTTCACTATCAATGAAGAAACAAAGGAAGACCTTGACTCAGAAGATGGGAGGTCTAAAGGAGAAAAGAGCAGGAAAGGATCAAGAACAAGGAGCCTGAGTGACCTCATGTTAACCATTGACACCCCTTTGGCTTCTCCTCCACCATTGAACCCCTTAGATTCTTACCACCACCAAGAATTCAACCCTCTCTTTGAATCATCAACAGATGGTGGTGGTGAGTTAAACAAGCTgagatcttcttcttcttcatcacccCCTCCAAAGTTCAAGTTCTTGAGGGATGCAGAAGAGAAACTTTTGAGGAAATTGATGGTGCTTGAAGCTGAGAAAAGGGTACATAGAAATGGAGGTAGTTTTCAAGATTCTGGTGCTAAAGCAGCAATTTTAGCAGATGAGATAATAGAAGGGTCTTTCTTAAAATTCATTGTAGGGGAACCACTCCAGTATTTGCCACAGTACCCTTCAACTTCTTCTCAGATACTGCCATTGCCTTCTTCTCCTTCATCATTCAGACCACTAGACAAGAAAGACAAGTATGCATTTGGTTCCTGA